The following proteins come from a genomic window of Zygotorulaspora mrakii chromosome 8, complete sequence:
- the ELP3 gene encoding Elongator subunit ELP3 (similar to Saccharomyces cerevisiae ELP3 (YPL086C); ancestral locus Anc_8.563), with the protein MGRSGKGPRTNQQNLAPEKERFIQCCADITLELTSSLNSGTTREINLNGLIIKYSKKYKLRQQPRLTDIINAIPDQYKKYLLPKLKAKPVRTASGIAVIAVMCKPHRCPHIAYTGNICVYCPGGPDSDFEYSTQSYTGYEPTSMRAIRARYDPYEQARGRIEQLKQLGHSIDKVEYIIMGGTFMSLPKDYREDFITKLHNALSGFNGNNIDEAIQYSQQSLTKCVGITIETRPDYCTQAHLDDMLKYGCTRLEIGVQSLYEDVARDTNRGHTVKAVCETFSVAKDAGYKVVSHMMPDLPNVGMERDIEQFKEYFENPDFRTDGLKIYPTLVIRGTGLYELWKTGRYKSYNANALIDLVARIMALVPPWTRIYRVQRDIPMPLVTSGVDNGNLRELALARMNDFGTKCRDVRTREVGIQEVHHKVQPDQVELIRRDYYANGGWETFLSYEDPKKDILIGLLRLRKASKKYTYRKEFTSQRTSIVRELHVYGSVVPLHSRDPRKFQHQGFGTLLMEEAERISLEEHGSEKISVISGVGVRNYYAKLGYELDGPYMSKKLEQSKVV; encoded by the coding sequence ATGGGACGTAGTGGCAAAGGTCCGAGAACCAACCAACAAAATTTGGCACCCGAAAAGGAGAGATTTATCCAGTGCTGTGCAGATATTACATTGGAATTGACCAGCTCTTTAAATTCAGGTACCACTAGGGAGATTAATCTTAACGGGCTAATTATCAAGTATTCCAAGAAATACAAGTTGAGACAGCAACCGAGATTGACCGATATCATCAATGCTATTCCAGATCAATACAAAAAGTATTTATTGCCAAAGCTTAAGGCAAAGCCTGTCAGAACAGCTTCTGGTATTGCAGTAATTGCTGTTATGTGTAAGCCACATCGCTGTCCGCATATTGCATACACTGGTAATATATGTGTGTATTGCCCTGGTGGGCCAGATTCTGATTTTGAGTATTCTACACAATCGTATACTGGATACGAACCAACTTCTATGCGTGCTATAAGGGCACGTTACGATCCCTACGAACAAGCACGTGGTAGAATAGAGCAGTTGAAACAGTTAGGTCACTCTATCGATAAGGTGGAATATATTATCATGGGTGGTACGTTCATGTCATTGCCAAAGGACTACCGTGAAGATTTCATAACCAAACTTCATAATGCATTGTCTGGGTTCAACGGTAATAATATCGACGAGGCCATCCAATACTCTCAACAAAGTTTAACGAAATGTGTTGGCATTACTATAGAGACAAGACCGGACTACTGTACACAGGCTCATTTAGATGATATGCTGAAGTACGGTTGTACCAGATTGGAAATTGGTGTACAATCGCTATATGAGGATGTTGCCCGTGATACAAATAGAGGTCACACTGTGAAAGCAGTTTGTGAAACTTTTAGTGTTGCGAAGGATGCAGGCTATAAAGTTGTCTCACATATGATGCCTGATTTACCGAATGTGGGCATGGAAAGAGATATCGAACAGTttaaagaatattttgaaaatcctGATTTTAGAACTGATGGATTGAAAATATATCCAACACTAGTTATTAGAGGTACAGGTCTGTATGAACTTTGGAAAACAGGGAGGTATAAGTCATACAATGCAAACGCTCTGATTGATTTGGTTGCCAGGATAATGGCATTGGTGCCACCATGGACAAGAATTTATCGTGTTCAAAGAGATATTCCTATGCCTTTAGTTACATCGGGTGTTGACAATGGTAATTTAAGGGAACTAGCATTAGCAAGAATGAACGATTTTGGAACGAAGTGTCGAGATGTTCGTACTAGAGAAGTCGGTATTCAGGAAGTTCATCACAAAGTCCAGCCGGATCAAGTTGAATTAATCAGAAGAGATTATTATGCTAACGGTGGTTGGGAAACATTTTTATCATATGAAGACCCAAAGAAAGATATACTTATCGGATTGTTAAGATTAAGGAAAGCTTCTAAAAAATATACATACAGAAAAGAATTTACATCTCAGAGAACATCGATTGTTAGAGAATTACACGTTTACGGTTCCGTTGTACCACTTCACTCAAGGGATCCTCGTAAATTCCAACATCAAGGCTTTGGTACTTTATTGATGGAGGAAGCCGAGAGAATTTCACTCGAAGAACATGGTTCAGAGAAGATATCCGTCATTTCTGGTGTTGGTGTGAGAAACTACTACGCAAAATTAGGGTATGAACTAGATGGTCCATATATGTCTAAGAAACTCGAGCAGAGCAAAGTTGTATAG
- the YDC1 gene encoding alkaline dihydroceramidase (similar to Saccharomyces cerevisiae YPC1 (YBR183W) and YDC1 (YPL087W); ancestral locus Anc_8.564), giving the protein MGLFSWPYPSEQVTGYWGEVTSTIDWCEENYVVSKYIAEWSNTITNGTFVITALYSTYCAWRNRLELRFLWIGVGFALVGVGSWLFHMTLQYHYQLLDEMPMIYATCIPTWSILCETKDTLTGKGQSSPLNRQISIAIAITTIVSLLSWIYLVFKIPEIHQTVYGFITVLVVIMSGFLTYKYVDDKVAKKSLYQCMTIGIVTFLAGFISWNLDNLFCSFWIHVRRSYLELPLGVFLELHAWWHILTGTGIYYYIVYLQYLRVLTQGFGNDFKLIWRWKFLPELVRKDSKITTKYSLSLMGPYVEKQDGETRKNK; this is encoded by the coding sequence ATGGGTTTGTTTTCTTGGCCATACCCGAGTGAGCAAGTAACAGGTTACTGGGGAGAGGTAACTTCAACTATCGATTGGTGCGAAGAGAATTACGTTGTCAGTAAGTATATTGCGGAGTGGTCAAATACTATCACAAATGGAACATTCGTTATAACGGCACTGTACTCCACCTATTGCGCATGGCGTAATCGGTTAGAGCTTAGGTTTTTGTGGATCGGTGTGGGGTTCGCGCTCGTTGGTGTGGGATCGTGGTTGTTCCATATGACTTTGCAATACCACTATCAGCTGCTTGATGAAATGCCAATGATTTACGCTACCTGTATTCCTACATGGAGTATATTATGTGAGACCAAGGATACTTTGACCGGTAAGGGTCAAAGTAGTCCGCTGAACAGGCAAATTTCGATCGCTATTGCAATAACAACTATTGTTAGTTTACTGAGTTGGATATATTTGGTCTTCAAGATTCCAGAAATTCATCAAACGGTTTACGGATTTATTACAGTTTTGGTGGTGATCATGTCTGGTTTCCTGACCTATAAATATGTCGATGACAAAGTCGCCAAGAAAAGTCTGTATCAATGTATGACAATTGGTATAGTGACATTCCTTGCAGGTTTCATTTCCTGGAATTTAGATAATTTGTTCTGCTCGTTTTGGATACATGTAAGGAGAAGCTATTTAGAACTTCCATTGGGAGTGTTCTTAGAACTACACGCTTGGTGGCATATTCTAACCGGTACAGGTATTTACTACTACATTGTGTACCTTCAATACTTGAGAGTATTGACACAAGGGTTTGGTAATGATTTCAAGCTAATCTGGAGATGGAAATTTTTGCCAGAACTAGTCCGTAAGGATTCCAAAATAACTACAAAATACTCCTTGTCATTAATGGGACCTTATGTGGAAAAACAAGATGGTGAAACCCGTAAAAATAAGTGA